AAAATgccatttgaattattgaCGATAGTAAAACTTGGTGAACATCCTGGAGATTATTGTTTGTTGCTGAAGAGGTTGGTGATGGTGACTCTTTTGGTAGagattttgttttaatatcttcagATGTAGCTGCGTCTAAAGTGCTTGAATCATTTGTTGATAACAAATAtaacttaaaaaaaatggcaAATTGTACGgtagataaattaatattatcatttgataTAGTTCTTAATTCgtcaaatttaattagtTTATGAGCAGCAAGCTCAATAGCTTCCGAAGATATTTCGTAGTTCACTAAAATGTGCTcatcttttgaaatataagGTTTCTGGTTTATTGAGGTGGAAATATTTCTCTctttataatattcttttggtaattttattttgtagGAATTCGAAGGCAACGACAGCCAAGTAAGtcttaaaattattattaaaattgcGAAGTTATAAAAATCAGAAGATTTGCGCAGTTTAATTGAAGAAACATCTATTGAATTAGTGGAAGTATTAGATGTTGGCTTGATACTAGATGAGTTATCGTTGCTAGGACTGTGATGTGAGTTAGGATGGATATCTAGGATTATAGCAATGGAATGCTTAAAAGAGACCTCATCCAAAATTGgaataatagaatataaATGTTTGAAAAATCTATCTAAAAAGAGCTGAATAATGTTCTTAGGAGGTAGTAGTTTAACTATTGCTGTTAAAGGATCTTTAAATGATAGGTTCGAAGGGTTATTTTTTGCTAAGATGGAtttagatgatgatgatgaaggaCCAGGTACTTGTATTGGAGGAGACTCACTAAATACACTTGAAGTGTGGAGATTATTTTTCATggtttttatattattagtaacACATTTGTTATTTCTATTAGACCATTCCATAAAAGCTCCTTGCatcataaatatttgattccATAAGACTTTTAAGTAAGGATCACCCCTCATCATAGCCATCCAGTGTGTTACCCCTAGGTGAACAATTGATTTTGGTCTAATATGTAAAATTGCAAATTGTTTTGTTATATCAATGTGATCGATTACTGAACTagtctttttttcattttttttcttagataatattattgatgtAGTAGTATCACTATTATTGCTGGTGTCAAATGATGAATCTGAAGAATCGTGTGAATCATTACTATCCGATGGCAATTCGATAGGTTCAGAATGACCAGTGGTATCAGTATGGTCTGCCTTGGAATTATAGTctggattattattataagaaGCAGTAGTTGTAGCTGAAGCTAGAGCATCTTCCAATAGTTTAACCCTTTCACGTAATTGTTTCAATTCAACATctctattaataattagTTCAGCTTCTTGGGCCCAGCTTTGTTCCATATAGTGGCATAAATGACTCATTCCAGTTTTTGTACATTGTACACAATAAGGATGCGTTTTGTCACATTTGacctttctttttctaCAAATAGTGCAACTAAGAGGAATCCTATTGCGCTTTCTTTTTGGTCTTTCAGTTTGTTTGTTCATACttgaattttaatatttttattgatttaagacagttttttttaaaaggaATGAATTTACTACCtctgtttttttatagATAAGGCAAccttcaaaattatttcagatttctttttttataattttgtatGTATTCAAATTAAACGATGAAGGAAATCTTATatctatttttcaatattttacgGTATTTTCTTACGTCAGTTCCGTTTATTGAAATCTAAATTCGAGAATGCggaaagaatttaataggAATTTTATCTAGTTTTTATctagaaatttaaaaatttaagtGATAGAATTTTAAAGGAAGCAGCTTTATTACGAAAACAAAGGtatcattttaaaattgaagtGCCAAAgagagaaaaataattgcaaaagaaataattcagctagaaaatattaaatcaaatctTAAGTGAAACAGCTtagtaattttaaaagGACGAACAAATATAAGAGAGCAGTAATATGTACAATTGGGATATTAACGTATATTCGTATATAAAAGTATAAAGAGGGAAAGCCCCTTTTGAACAAAAGCACAGGgacaaaaatattaataaagtaACTTATCTACCAGTTTCTATATTCATCAAGTTTTtgcatttattattattgttaaaaaTGGTAAGAGCATTCTGTTTGTGAATAGAGTTACCACAGATGTTTCTAAGCGCTAATATTATAAGAGCCTACAACTAGTATTGATTCAATGACAACTagtcaataataatacctGAAAATAGCTgtgaaaattttcattttttttggatccCAAGATTTAGGTACGGGACCTTCTGAGTCACCAAATTGTGAAATACTTAATCGGGTATTGAGAATGTGGAGGTACACAGGAGTTTCTGTACTGCTTATTTTTTAGGTAGGAGTAATGGGGTAAAGACACGTCAATAAAAGAATGttaaatgaaattcttTGATATGGTAGCAGCTGTGTGAGTAGTACAAGCTTAATGTATTGATTTTCTGAAAATCATTATCTTTAGGATATTGTTTCCGTATTATGAGGAACTGATTAGAACTATTGACCAACTAGAAAGTTCGTCGAGaaattcatattttcttagagaatatatataaaattattgaaccTTCCATGTATTTGATACTGAACAATCAGtctgaaattttcaattacaaGTACAATTAGATATAGAAGAATTTACACATATTAGATTGTATTTGTTAATGGCAAATaatgttaaaaatatcttcGCAGAAAGTATACTAGTATTCTTGTTTCCATTCAATAAACTTGTGAAGATTAAGTTAcacaataatttttttctgcTCTCCCCACTCCTTTTTAGTAGTCAATGCTAGAAGTAAAATCTTAAAATAATAGCACGAAGTCATCATTCAAACAGCGGATcatattttgttattattttttttaagaattgAATCTCTATTATAGAAGCTTAATGTTGAAGCACACATTAAATACTATTTGGAATAAGTTTTTATTATGTACAGTAATTCGACAACACTTTACAATATAGCCAAACTTTTAAGTAAGTAACTGTTTCTTATTGAAGTGGTATAGTACATCTACATGTAAACAATTATTAGTATCACTGACAAAACCTTTGATCTATACACTAGCAAACCAACTAAAAGCTAATACAGTAGTTCATATTTTAGCCAAATGTTGAAAATTAGTAtgctttaaatattattgtggtgaagtatataaatactTTCAGGACTTCAAATTATATGGCTTAACTTTTTCATGCTAAAAACCGTAATTTTCTGTAAAACGTTGTTAAGTATAATTACTATGAAACAAAACTAATTAAGACTTCGCTGCAACTATAATGGTAAAAGAATTTTGGTTGATTCTGTTAAATAGGTTAAAATAGCATCAAAATTTCACTCTTAGTATAAATCTATTACTAAACTAAAGATATCTGCACAATTAATCTTTATTCAATCTTTTTCAGTTTTTCAGTAAAAGATACTATTTCTGGATTCACCATTATAGATCTTCTTTTAAGCGAATATATGATAAATGCAACCTCAAGTAAACATTTAAGAATAGATTAGTAGATATAGAGTtatatagaattatttacatGTAGCCTATATGCTGATGCAAATGAATGTCATATGTGTACGATATTAGATAGATAGCCTATTGAAGTGTTGATGAATCCATAGAATCGTATCATATATGAATAActtattaattctaatttcatattttatcCAATTCTTAACGTATTGGAATATCCACTTTATGCTACCAATTTGATTTAActcatcattttcttcaatagattcatcaaatatcaatttaGCACAGTATTGTGACATTATAAGAAAGGTTCTTTCTGGTCCTAATGGATTATGCAGTGACTCATCTAAATAACGGGTCAAatcatttgtttttaaaattaataatacaattcGTGGTATTGTTGATAAAATGCTCATTAAGTTAGATAAATGTTGGCCTGTTAATATCCCTTCAGTCATCTCATCAATTTCTGCTTGGCTTCTTACAGAGTTAATATCACGATTCAAAACTGTATCAATACTTCTACCCGTAACAGCAGCAGCAAACAATGGGAATTGTTCATCTGATATATTGGCAAACCTTTTGGcataaaatttcattttctcaATATCATGATCAAATAATGACAGCCAAAATTTTGCATAATCTCTTCTTAACTCCGTTGATGGATATCTATAAAGTCCATGATCAAACAggataatttcaaaattatgtGGGTTATTTAAGTCATTTTGAGGTTTCAATCTTATGGCAAGATTTCCACCATGTGGATCACAGTGGACACCAATATTTGGCGTAAAAATCattctattgaaaatgTGTGATAAACATGATGATACTTCACTtctagaaatattattttcttctaaaaattttaagtCATCTAATTTATTCCCTGTTATGTATTCCATAATTAAGATTCTTTTGTATGCAGCAATGACTTTTGGTATACGCAATGCCGTTTGCTTTTTAtagtttttgaaattttcttctGTAAGAACTGCATTTTTAGCTTCTTTAATGAAATCAGTTTCAACGTATATTGAGGTTTGTAATTCATCACCAATAAAAGTCAAAGGATATTCTGGAAATACGATATCTAATAGATTAAAAACAGTCTGTGTTAGCATGATATCAATTGGTATAAATTCTTTCAGAGAAGGGTGTTGGCATTTAATGGCAACTTTTTCACCCGTTTCTTTTAACACTGCAGTATGAACTTGTGCCAATGAAGCAACACCAATTGGTTTGctgttaaatttttcaaaaatttcatctatatgtaattttaaatcttgCGCAAACATTGAGTCGATTTCTTCAACAGTGGACTCAGGACATCTATCTTGCAGAGGTATCATGGTCTGTGTCCACTCAGGAGGCAATACATAAGTCATCGCACTAACATGTTGTCccaatttaataaaaataccaCCATTTTTCTCTAGAGCACGCAAAGTGATGTTTGCGCATCTTAAATGGCACTCACTAAGAGCTTTAAGTCTTTCTTCATTggtttcaaattttatatttagtaCTTGCTTATAGTAGTAAAAACAACGAATTGTGGCATTTGCCACAATTCCTACTCTCTTGGACAATAAGTATATATGCTTCAATAGGGAATgaacattttcattagtttcataataaaatacaCCAATTCCGATTATAGAGCCTAttaaaattcttcttttagtaaaaaatctttttccTGTAGAGTTATGATGATCGGTTAAATTCTTCACTTGTTCTATATTAGTTTGTATTTTGTATGATTTTAGTCTTTTTGGTGTATTGGCGAATATTTGTCGCTGTAATGGatgtttaaatattgtaGATCTTAATGTTTGACCCCTAAATagtaatatcattaaatgtCACTTGATTGTTCAATGTGGTGCTGAGTCTTttaatgtaaaaaaaagccttttcaataattgtTCTTATTGGTAATTTAATATGAATTAAGTATGATGGATTGTATCTTTTTCTTACTCTATTTACATACTCTCTGTTTTTGCTTCTTTGTTAATTATGATCCGCCATTTGGTTTTCCGCACAAGATTTGAGATTTAGTATGAAGCTTTTCGGACTATGACATTGTAATTCTTAAATTAAAGGGCCAGTTGAATGATTCAATATTCGATGTTTAAAAGTGATGTTCTAGCAACTACTATTAGTATTTTCtctttattagaaatattgtTACTCGGGGAATAATTCAGTATCTATTTGTTGTATTTATTTGGTATCAATGCCCGATTATACAGTGATTGTTAAGAATCCTAAATATGTCAAAACATGTTGCACTGtataattaaaagaaaaggaTTCGTTGATAGCATGAGATTCATTACTCTGTATATGTTATTTCTACATATTTCTTACCCTACAAATGCTCATTATCTAAcattctaatatatttggTATTTCCCTAATTTGTTGGTCTTTGTAATAGTTCACATGCGTAATAAGTACCTGTGAAAACATGTAAATATATCCTAAAATAGTAAAGGTGCCTAGCCCTGAATATACGGTTAAACCTTCATTGATATATTCTTCCCATTTTGATCCTTTATGCTTTCCTATTGATTCATTAACGAAGTAGAAagatatcaaaattaaGACAACAATAACAGATGAAGTGCCAAATATTAGGCATGACTTTGCTAACCCCCATGGATTGGAATCGTTACAGTATTTgcaattttctttttcatgAAGAAACATAACTGGggttttctttaatttacGTTTTGGGTGAAGATAGTATGGACAGCAGCATAGCAAAATTATAACATTTACCCCCATAATACCTAATCCTGTGTATAATATCGAGTCTAAGACTTCATATGGAGATGACTTTAATGGTGTAGTTTTAGCTCCCAAGAGAGCACCTGTGAGGAACGTTACTATAGCAAATTCAATTAGTAAAATGCTGACTGGTATTAATGATACTTGTTTACTTTCCTTTTCCGATTGTTGTGCTTCCCAAGATTCAGAGTTATTGGTTTCTGCATCTTTTCTTATGCTACTATTATTTGGGTCTGTTGATAGAAATTTATGATAGATACCTTCCTcatcaataaaataactTATACCCAGCTCATTTAATTCATGCTCTACAAAATCGAAGTAAGCTGCTGGATATATACTACTGGTCAAACTTTTAACTGACATGACTATTTGGGGACTATTTTTCGTACTTCAAAATGAATTATGTGTATCGTATTTAGACACTTtatcttaaaaaaattcagcTAGGAGGTTTAAGAAGGATGTCAAGAAGATATATCATAGTGAAAGAAGCATTTTTCTTAGAcgtttcaaaaaatattttttgaatcgtcactttatatttatatgttaataaaataaagtattTTAAGACGAATTGTGAAGAAACTGTTACtaagttttattttctttaaggAAATTATTCTTCTAGTTCTATCGGTTTTTCGAGAATTTTAACCGCCGTGATAATccttaaaatatttcacataaaaattaaggtaaagaaaaaagaaatatttccCTATCCTTTAATCATTAATTGGAAGGattgtttttcttgttAATTTTCGAACAATTTCTAGGCAAGCTTTTACTCTGATAATGCAGCTTCCAGTTTTATACTGTGTTGTACCTTTAGAGAAAATCGACGTTTAAAaagtaatatattatataaaccTTAAAATTCATAAGGGAAACGAGAATCCTTTCCACAGAAAATGAACAGTCAGCAACAAGTAAATAGTAAAAAGCATGtcaatgatgataatagcAAAGCTATTTCAACTGggtaaattaataatcaaCTCGAAATTATTAGCACATTTTTGTAATCCAGTTTTAGTAAGAAATAcgtgaaaaaaatagtttgCACGAATTCCATACAATCTTTGAAATTCACTCCGTCAAAATAAAGATTCCGGAGCACTGAAAAAgccaaaaagaaaaaaaagtttacaGATGAGGGTGTATAAGCCAATAAAAACAGCCCCAATCATTGATCGTGTGCTATTTTCTGTAGAAATATCATACTATTCCAATAAATTGCGTTAAAAATGTTGTATTTAGTTGGTTTAGGTTTATCATATAAAAGTGATATTACCGTTCGTGGTTTAGAGGCTGTACGTAATTGTTCTCGTATTTACCTTGAACACTATACCAGTATTTTAATGGCTGCTTCTTTAGAAGAGCTGGAAGAATATTATGGTAAGCCAGTGATTCTAGCAGACAGAGAACTAGTCGAAAGTGGTTCTGAAGAAATTCTACATGATGCCCGTACTCAGGATGTTGCGTTCCTTGTTGTAGGTGATGTTTTTGGTGCTACTACCCATACAGACTTAGTATTAAGAGCTAAACGTGAAAGTATTCCAGTTGAGGTTATTCATAATGCTTCAGTTATGAATGCAGTTGGCTCTTGTGGTttacaattatataattttggcCAAACAGTATCAATGGTTTTTTTCACAGAAAGTTGGAAGCCAGACTCTTGGTATGATAAAATCTGggaaaatagaaaaattggTTTGCATACATTAGTTTTGTTAGACATTAAGGTCAAGGAGCAGAGTATTGAAAATATGGCACGTGGTAGATTAATTTATGAACCTCCTCGTTATATGAGTATTTCTCAATGTTGTGAACAACTACTGGAAATCGAAGATGCTAGAGGTACCATAGCTTATACCCCGAATACTCCAGCTGTAGCAATTAGTAGACTGGGTTCCAGCACACAAACATTTAAAGCAGGTACAATCGAAGAATTATCCAGATATGATGCAGGTGAACCACTGCATTCTTTAATTATCTTAGGTAGACAGTGCCAcgaattagaattagaatacCTATTAGAATTTACAGATGACAAGGAAGGTTTCAAGAAAGCTGTAATTGAAgatcaagaattttttaaaccAGCTCCATGGGTTCCACCCGTCGAAGATGAAGATTGATTTACAcatctttttctttcttaaCCGCTTGATATAACTTGGGAACTAAgtatatagttgtatattatttgtcTAAGTTTGCTACCTTAATACAATAtttagttttaaaatttgtacTTTTAAACATGACCCTTagcattaaaaattataaattagtAAAATTTCATATGCATTACTA
This DNA window, taken from Henningerozyma blattae CBS 6284 chromosome 3, complete genome, encodes the following:
- the CQD2 gene encoding Cqd2p (similar to Saccharomyces cerevisiae YLR253W; ancestral locus Anc_1.383); amino-acid sequence: MILLFRGQTLRSTIFKHPLQRQIFANTPKRLKSYKIQTNIEQVKNLTDHHNSTGKRFFTKRRILIGSIIGIGVFYYETNENVHSLLKHIYLLSKRVGIVANATIRCFYYYKQVLNIKFETNEERLKALSECHLRCANITLRALEKNGGIFIKLGQHVSAMTYVLPPEWTQTMIPLQDRCPESTVEEIDSMFAQDLKLHIDEIFEKFNSKPIGVASLAQVHTAVLKETGEKVAIKCQHPSLKEFIPIDIMLTQTVFNLLDIVFPEYPLTFIGDELQTSIYVETDFIKEAKNAVLTEENFKNYKKQTALRIPKVIAAYKRILIMEYITGNKLDDLKFLEENNISRSEVSSCLSHIFNRMIFTPNIGVHCDPHGGNLAIRLKPQNDLNNPHNFEIILFDHGLYRYPSTELRRDYAKFWLSLFDHDIEKMKFYAKRFANISDEQFPLFAAAVTGRSIDTVLNRDINSVRSQAEIDEMTEGILTGQHLSNLMSILSTIPRIVLLILKTNDLTRYLDESLHNPLGPERTFLIMSQYCAKLIFDESIEENDELNQIGSIKWIFQYVKNWIKYEIRINKLFIYDTILWIHQHFNRLSI
- the TBLA0C01140 gene encoding uncharacterized protein → MSVKSLTSSIYPAAYFDFVEHELNELGISYFIDEEGIYHKFLSTDPNNSSIRKDAETNNSESWEAQQSEKESKQVSLIPVSILLIEFAIVTFLTGALLGAKTTPLKSSPYEVLDSILYTGLGIMGVNVIILLCCCPYYLHPKRKLKKTPVMFLHEKENCKYCNDSNPWGLAKSCLIFGTSSVIVVLILISFYFVNESIGKHKGSKWEEYINEGLTVYSGLGTFTILGYIYMFSQVLITHVNYYKDQQIREIPNILEC
- the DPH5 gene encoding diphthine synthase (similar to Saccharomyces cerevisiae DPH5 (YLR172C); ancestral locus Anc_1.387), translated to MLYLVGLGLSYKSDITVRGLEAVRNCSRIYLEHYTSILMAASLEELEEYYGKPVILADRELVESGSEEILHDARTQDVAFLVVGDVFGATTHTDLVLRAKRESIPVEVIHNASVMNAVGSCGLQLYNFGQTVSMVFFTESWKPDSWYDKIWENRKIGLHTLVLLDIKVKEQSIENMARGRLIYEPPRYMSISQCCEQLLEIEDARGTIAYTPNTPAVAISRLGSSTQTFKAGTIEELSRYDAGEPLHSLIILGRQCHELELEYLLEFTDDKEGFKKAVIEDQEFFKPAPWVPPVEDED